AGAAAAGCATGAAAAGCCTAAAAGGGACCCGCACCGAAAAGAACCTGCTAAAATCCTTTGCCGGCGAATCCCAGGCCCGCAACCGCTACACCTACTTTGCCTCGGTGGCCAAGAAAGAGGGCTACGGGCAG
The nucleotide sequence above comes from Candidatus Edwardsbacteria bacterium. Encoded proteins:
- a CDS encoding rubrerythrin family protein yields the protein MKSLKGTRTEKNLLKSFAGESQARNRYTYFASVAKKEGYGQIAWMFSETAENEKEHAKKFFKFLEGGGVEITAMYPAGKIGT